The Croceicoccus marinus genome contains a region encoding:
- a CDS encoding UrcA family protein produces MKKLMIMAALPVLAMAAPQAAMAETSKSAEVSYAGLDLTTEAGQKEFKSRIARAVNKVCTDSQGVRGAVEASKRSACKKSAMRHSEQQYAAVVSQARYGG; encoded by the coding sequence ATGAAGAAGCTGATGATCATGGCTGCACTGCCGGTTCTCGCCATGGCCGCCCCGCAGGCTGCAATGGCCGAGACATCGAAGAGCGCCGAAGTGTCCTATGCAGGACTCGATCTGACCACCGAAGCCGGTCAGAAGGAATTCAAGAGCCGCATCGCGCGCGCCGTGAACAAGGTGTGCACCGACAGCCAGGGCGTGCGCGGCGCTGTCGAAGCCAGCAAGCGTTCGGCCTGCAAGAAATCCGCGATGCGGCACAGCGAACAGCAATACGCCGCTGTAGTGAGCCAAGCCCGATACGGCGGCTGA